In Candidatus Nitronauta litoralis, one DNA window encodes the following:
- a CDS encoding PilZ domain-containing protein, whose product MFWKKKAEEGEGLKHIKVPPDSRQAYRISPSELDPIVVNSGKDSYDVADISSGGLSLISDKLKVEDELDITFTLPVSEDKIEARIKVLRVGRKNIRHCQFLGLQQKMEDKIHKYVLERQKEELRF is encoded by the coding sequence TTGTTCTGGAAAAAGAAGGCTGAAGAGGGAGAAGGGCTGAAACACATAAAAGTCCCGCCGGACAGCAGGCAGGCTTACCGGATCTCTCCGTCAGAGCTCGACCCGATTGTTGTGAATTCTGGAAAGGATTCCTATGATGTTGCAGACATCAGTTCTGGCGGTCTTTCATTAATCAGCGACAAGTTAAAGGTCGAAGATGAACTCGATATAACTTTTACCCTGCCGGTAAGCGAAGACAAAATAGAAGCACGAATTAAAGTTCTTCGAGTTGGCAGGAAAAATATTCGCCACTGTCAGTTTCTTGGGCTTCAACAGAAAATGGAAGACAAAATTCACAAATACGTACTTGAACGCCAAAAGGAAGAACTTCGGTTCTGA
- a CDS encoding protein-glutamate O-methyltransferase CheR: MAIASADFDYIRKLVLNRSAIVLEPGKEYLVESRMLPLLHSEGLETIQSLVGQLRMGGSRNGLSDKVVDALTTNETSFFRDVHPFEALKKHVLPDILEKNKIKRELNIWCGASSSGQEPFTIAMILKNDFPELNNWKINFMSSDISREMLARCRTGKYSQLEVNRGLPAMLLVKFFERVGTDWKVKDDLLKMVQFREINLSEPFPPIPPVDIMFLRNVLIYFDVEMKKSILGKIKKVLKPSGYLFLGAAETTMNIDPAFERLPLPQSGCYSLKG, from the coding sequence ATGGCTATCGCATCAGCAGATTTTGATTACATTAGAAAACTGGTACTTAATCGATCGGCTATCGTTCTCGAACCCGGCAAAGAATATCTGGTTGAATCCAGAATGCTTCCCCTGCTTCACAGCGAAGGCCTGGAAACAATCCAAAGCCTTGTCGGCCAACTTCGTATGGGTGGGTCCAGAAACGGGCTTTCCGACAAAGTGGTTGACGCACTCACTACAAACGAAACTTCTTTTTTCCGGGATGTTCACCCCTTTGAAGCCTTAAAAAAACATGTCCTTCCGGATATCCTGGAAAAAAACAAAATAAAACGTGAATTGAACATCTGGTGTGGTGCAAGCTCCAGTGGGCAGGAACCCTTTACCATTGCCATGATTCTTAAAAATGATTTTCCCGAACTAAACAATTGGAAAATCAACTTTATGAGCAGCGATATATCCAGGGAAATGCTGGCCCGTTGTCGAACAGGTAAATACTCACAACTTGAAGTCAACCGTGGATTACCTGCAATGCTTTTGGTGAAATTTTTCGAACGGGTGGGCACCGATTGGAAAGTGAAGGATGACTTATTAAAAATGGTCCAGTTTCGTGAAATCAACCTCTCTGAACCTTTTCCCCCAATACCTCCCGTAGACATCATGTTTCTCAGGAATGTTTTGATCTATTTTGATGTGGAAATGAAAAAAAGTATTCTGGGAAAAATCAAGAAAGTTTTGAAGCCTAGCGGTTACCTGTTTTTGGGGGCTGCAGAAACAACGATGAACATCGATCCTGCATTTGAAAGGCTCCCGCTACCACAATCGGGATGTTACAGCCTGAAAGGTTAA
- a CDS encoding 2-oxoglutarate:ferredoxin oxidoreductase → MPKLPLGPAGFLPPSAAAMGIFQPEEGSGHHLLEGEPVEEEKVYDISAEKLLTLRNPTLFPGPMLVWGWTEETRHKATLALDLVKEVPGMNIIPMPDYRPIYPKIDPEAVINPCHPNLTIQHNKIHVCAFIGVHCHFANITLRMIRANTNCYTQAWCAYDGHEDALLAIRDFDSAKIEKIKQAIIKLKQGGLTPWAETPEGKEELEEIRARKEERAKDTKENAQLFMNELEQGLDENAE, encoded by the coding sequence ATGCCAAAATTACCATTAGGGCCCGCAGGTTTTCTTCCGCCATCAGCAGCAGCCATGGGTATTTTTCAACCCGAAGAAGGATCTGGTCATCACCTTCTTGAAGGCGAACCAGTTGAAGAAGAAAAGGTCTACGATATCAGTGCAGAAAAACTATTGACCCTCAGAAACCCGACCCTATTTCCCGGCCCAATGTTGGTCTGGGGCTGGACCGAAGAAACACGTCATAAGGCAACATTGGCGCTTGACCTGGTCAAGGAAGTTCCCGGTATGAATATCATTCCAATGCCGGACTACCGCCCAATTTACCCAAAGATTGATCCGGAAGCAGTGATCAACCCTTGTCACCCAAACCTCACAATCCAGCACAACAAAATTCATGTATGTGCTTTTATCGGGGTTCACTGTCATTTTGCGAACATCACCCTCAGGATGATCCGCGCGAACACCAACTGTTATACTCAGGCATGGTGTGCCTATGATGGTCATGAAGATGCCCTTCTTGCGATTCGCGACTTTGACTCAGCCAAAATCGAAAAGATCAAACAAGCAATCATTAAACTTAAACAAGGTGGCCTTACACCTTGGGCAGAAACTCCTGAAGGCAAGGAAGAACTTGAAGAAATCAGGGCAAGAAAAGAAGAGCGCGCTAAGGACACCAAGGAAAATGCGCAACTCTTCATGAACGAACTCGAACAGGGTCTCGACGAAAACGCAGAATAA
- a CDS encoding chemotaxis protein CheX, which produces MPTQYMEKEIRHCAEMVWTTALGLSLTQKNTKQPITEIKNLRCATQIKGRWNGWFVITIAPGLTHTASRIFFGESDSAIENENIKDTLKELANQIGGNLKNLVPQPSSIDIPVMSFEAGDLKFPHTEPLTRLTYECEGDLVEFQLLEFPEKNQNN; this is translated from the coding sequence ATGCCCACACAATACATGGAAAAGGAAATACGACACTGTGCCGAGATGGTTTGGACAACTGCACTTGGGTTGTCCCTGACTCAGAAAAATACTAAACAGCCTATTACAGAAATAAAAAACCTAAGGTGCGCAACACAAATCAAGGGAAGGTGGAACGGCTGGTTTGTAATCACTATCGCGCCGGGACTCACTCACACAGCCTCCCGGATATTTTTTGGAGAAAGTGACTCTGCAATTGAAAACGAAAATATTAAAGACACTCTAAAGGAACTGGCTAATCAGATTGGTGGAAACCTGAAAAACCTGGTGCCACAACCCTCTTCAATCGATATCCCTGTCATGTCGTTTGAAGCAGGCGATCTAAAGTTCCCACATACAGAACCTTTAACCCGCCTGACTTATGAATGTGAGGGCGATCTGGTCGAATTTCAACTACTCGAATTTCCTGAGAAAAACCAAAACAATTAA
- a CDS encoding OmpA family protein has protein sequence MKETQENQQLKEQVRIKNTELNRVRVEKIKQEEKVQFLQEFTQKRIKSLQAKIEEQEEEIRYFQKRGLEISKNRKDPNSDNHLEAEESAEDSINQKERYLKTLQYLKEIKAKNDQLGLKLEHEKKERDRLTKEKGILAREIKRIRDEPRSTSINPGLSENARIIEERMEKAQVRYEQLLKEKDELISSYEEAIHAATNSGEASPTAIKILAENLEELRKEKVMLESSLERERKLQKTKLQRQLAQLEIEITQQLKRKLNRKKKSKDSLLESIEDGSTDGWITTYADLATLLMTFFILYYSLGQMDIEKIRDVVEEGGPPEKLQSIIKAKDNPESLEMAMGLIPNQIEKDMQSLSKQLENQVEIESPPGENKIILKLPGETLFSSGSADLELKKSREILEEIVKVAKKYSGYKIQINGHTDDVPIDSEKFPTNWELSAARAAAVLRFFLDKNIPAERVSASGYADTFPVADNDSAPGRKINRRVEIVLEKEG, from the coding sequence ATGAAAGAAACACAGGAAAACCAACAACTCAAGGAACAAGTCCGTATAAAAAATACGGAGTTGAACAGGGTGCGTGTAGAAAAGATCAAACAGGAAGAAAAGGTTCAGTTCCTGCAGGAATTCACTCAAAAGCGAATCAAATCCCTGCAAGCCAAAATTGAAGAACAGGAAGAAGAAATCCGCTATTTCCAAAAACGCGGATTGGAAATTTCAAAAAACAGGAAAGACCCAAATTCTGACAATCATCTTGAAGCGGAGGAGAGCGCAGAAGATTCTATCAATCAAAAGGAACGGTATTTAAAAACCCTTCAATACCTAAAAGAGATCAAAGCAAAAAATGATCAGTTGGGCCTTAAGCTGGAACACGAGAAAAAGGAACGGGATCGCCTGACAAAAGAAAAGGGAATACTGGCTCGTGAAATCAAGCGTATAAGAGATGAACCTAGATCGACATCAATAAACCCTGGACTCAGCGAAAATGCCAGGATAATTGAAGAGCGCATGGAAAAGGCCCAAGTTCGTTACGAACAACTTTTGAAAGAAAAGGACGAATTAATTTCGAGTTACGAAGAAGCCATACACGCAGCAACAAATTCTGGAGAGGCCTCGCCAACAGCAATTAAAATACTGGCTGAAAATCTCGAGGAACTTCGGAAAGAGAAAGTTATGCTGGAGAGCAGCCTTGAACGCGAGCGCAAATTGCAAAAAACCAAGCTGCAAAGACAACTTGCTCAACTTGAGATTGAAATCACACAACAATTAAAAAGAAAATTAAACCGGAAGAAAAAATCCAAAGATAGCCTCCTGGAGTCTATTGAGGATGGAAGCACCGACGGATGGATCACGACCTATGCAGACCTGGCCACTCTGCTCATGACTTTTTTCATTCTTTACTATTCTCTCGGGCAGATGGATATAGAAAAAATTCGCGATGTTGTCGAGGAAGGAGGCCCTCCTGAAAAGCTTCAAAGCATAATCAAGGCAAAAGACAATCCTGAATCACTTGAAATGGCTATGGGTTTAATCCCAAACCAAATTGAAAAAGACATGCAGAGTTTATCCAAACAACTAGAGAATCAGGTGGAAATCGAATCACCCCCGGGAGAGAATAAAATAATTTTAAAACTTCCAGGGGAAACCTTGTTTTCATCTGGCAGCGCAGATCTGGAATTGAAAAAAAGCCGTGAAATTCTGGAAGAAATCGTAAAGGTTGCAAAAAAATATTCAGGGTATAAAATCCAGATAAATGGTCATACAGACGATGTCCCAATAGACTCGGAAAAGTTTCCGACAAACTGGGAGTTATCTGCGGCAAGAGCTGCCGCAGTTCTGAGATTTTTCCTGGATAAAAATATTCCCGCAGAACGAGTCTCGGCTTCAGGTTACGCGGACACTTTCCCCGTGGCGGACAATGACAGCGCGCCGGGTCGCAAAATCAACAGGAGGGTTGAAATTGTTCTGGAAAAAGAAGGCTGA
- a CDS encoding chemotaxis protein CheX gives MDHLEDDITQYTEVIWKNVLGMDVTKSEKIYEPDHLDNALASCVHITGEWSGTVTLHCPATLARKAAAIMFSVPETEAKMQDIQDALGELANMTGGNLKAMFPEPCYLSLPTVAVTNFNLRVPGSELICLISFTCGNKPFSISVLKKTDTNGAVTS, from the coding sequence ATGGACCACCTTGAAGACGATATCACCCAGTATACAGAGGTAATCTGGAAAAACGTCCTCGGAATGGATGTCACCAAATCTGAAAAAATATATGAGCCCGATCATCTGGACAATGCCCTGGCCAGTTGTGTTCATATTACGGGGGAATGGTCTGGTACAGTCACCCTCCATTGCCCTGCAACCCTGGCGAGAAAGGCTGCAGCTATCATGTTTTCTGTTCCAGAAACAGAAGCTAAAATGCAAGATATCCAGGACGCCCTGGGTGAATTGGCAAATATGACCGGAGGAAACCTCAAAGCCATGTTCCCCGAACCCTGTTACCTCTCCCTCCCTACAGTCGCAGTCACCAATTTTAATCTGCGGGTACCTGGGAGTGAGTTGATTTGTTTAATATCGTTTACTTGTGGAAACAAACCCTTTTCAATTTCAGTATTGAAAAAAACGGATACTAATGGCGCCGTGACCAGTTAA
- the pyrE gene encoding orotate phosphoribosyltransferase codes for MPSELDPPVSIQLAKIALDLGAIKISPENPFTWASGARMPIYNDNRLLLGDSSHRQLVAEGFQAIIDSRKIPTDVIAGTATAGIPHATTLANRLQCPLIYVRPTPKEHGMKNQIEGPLDPGKNVVVVEDLISTGGSVLKVVHALREAGVRVQHCMGIFSYGFPDTIERFNEKDCQLHTLIQFEELLDFMKSSGKLSSEQLQTLMEWKDHPFEWWEKKK; via the coding sequence ATGCCTTCGGAACTCGACCCACCCGTCTCAATACAACTCGCCAAAATTGCCCTCGACCTGGGAGCCATTAAAATTTCCCCGGAAAACCCCTTCACCTGGGCCTCCGGTGCTCGAATGCCGATTTACAATGATAATCGGTTATTACTCGGTGATAGCTCCCACCGCCAATTGGTCGCGGAAGGCTTTCAAGCCATTATCGATTCCCGCAAAATACCAACTGATGTGATCGCGGGTACAGCCACCGCCGGCATACCACACGCCACTACGTTAGCCAACCGACTGCAATGCCCACTTATTTATGTCCGGCCCACCCCCAAAGAACATGGGATGAAAAACCAAATCGAAGGCCCTCTGGACCCCGGCAAAAATGTGGTGGTTGTTGAAGATCTCATCTCAACGGGAGGCAGCGTTCTAAAAGTTGTGCACGCACTCCGCGAAGCAGGCGTCCGGGTTCAACATTGTATGGGGATTTTTTCGTATGGCTTTCCTGATACTATTGAACGGTTCAATGAGAAGGACTGCCAGCTTCATACCCTGATTCAATTCGAGGAACTTCTTGATTTTATGAAGAGCTCAGGAAAATTATCCAGTGAGCAGCTCCAGACCCTGATGGAATGGAAAGACCACCCTTTTGAATGGTGGGAGAAGAAAAAATAA
- a CDS encoding bifunctional folylpolyglutamate synthase/dihydrofolate synthase, with protein sequence MNYEQTCDYLDDLIKSGIKLGLENTSRLLKALGNPQLKVPTVHIAGTNGKGSTAIFTESILRSAGYRTGLYTSPHLLDYRERIQVNRQEILPEELAQVATCIKEACEQENIPATYFEVATAIAFLHFFQSGCEWNIIEVGMGGRLDSTNLCKAQVSVITSISKDHESSLGQNLEAIAAEKAAIIKPGGTVLAGKNKPEVCEVIEAWAREKGCPVEFLGREFKIRGRTWNGHVQTFDWSSPDLLLEGLEIPLLGEFQVQNAALAVAATRQAVKTQEAVLSEHYLRSGLKNAYWPGRMEVVETNPIVLLDCAHNPDSVKKLTDSIREHFRFEKSRVILGVMKDKDLPQIAEIIGSFADEVYITQPRMERSADPHNLFKLLQISNKVIEIIDEIQYALHTAKNRSGPRDLILVTGSVFTIAEAKQSIEHQKLH encoded by the coding sequence ATGAACTACGAACAAACTTGTGATTACCTTGACGATTTAATTAAAAGCGGCATCAAACTTGGTCTGGAAAATACCTCTCGCCTGCTGAAGGCACTAGGAAATCCACAGTTAAAGGTTCCAACAGTCCACATTGCCGGTACCAATGGGAAGGGATCTACTGCGATCTTCACAGAGTCAATTCTACGAAGTGCCGGATACAGAACCGGCCTCTACACCTCCCCTCACCTTCTTGATTACCGGGAACGAATTCAAGTTAACCGACAGGAAATTCTGCCGGAGGAACTGGCGCAGGTTGCGACCTGCATTAAGGAAGCTTGTGAGCAAGAAAATATCCCGGCCACCTATTTTGAGGTGGCAACGGCTATTGCCTTTCTTCACTTTTTCCAGAGTGGATGTGAATGGAATATCATTGAAGTTGGAATGGGGGGTAGATTGGATTCAACCAATCTATGCAAGGCCCAGGTTTCGGTGATCACTTCCATTTCCAAAGACCACGAAAGCAGTCTGGGCCAAAACCTGGAGGCTATCGCAGCAGAAAAAGCCGCCATCATAAAACCCGGCGGTACAGTTCTTGCTGGAAAAAATAAGCCTGAGGTTTGCGAGGTTATTGAGGCCTGGGCGCGGGAAAAAGGGTGCCCTGTCGAATTTCTGGGCCGGGAATTTAAAATTCGCGGGCGAACCTGGAACGGCCATGTTCAAACATTCGATTGGAGCAGTCCAGATTTGTTGCTTGAGGGGCTGGAAATCCCCTTACTGGGTGAATTTCAGGTACAAAATGCTGCTTTGGCAGTGGCAGCGACACGCCAGGCAGTTAAGACACAAGAGGCTGTTTTGAGTGAACACTACCTGCGATCAGGTCTTAAAAATGCATACTGGCCGGGCCGAATGGAAGTCGTTGAGACAAACCCAATAGTTCTCCTGGATTGTGCCCACAATCCTGATTCTGTCAAAAAACTGACGGATTCTATCCGGGAGCATTTTAGGTTTGAAAAATCCAGAGTGATCCTCGGGGTCATGAAGGACAAAGACCTCCCACAAATTGCTGAAATTATAGGCAGTTTTGCAGATGAGGTGTATATCACTCAGCCCAGGATGGAACGCAGTGCAGACCCCCATAATTTGTTTAAATTATTACAAATTTCCAACAAAGTTATTGAAATTATTGACGAAATTCAATATGCTTTGCATACAGCAAAAAATCGATCCGGGCCCCGCGACCTCATACTGGTTACCGGTTCAGTGTTCACCATCGCTGAGGCAAAGCAAAGCATTGAACATCAAAAGCTTCATTAG
- a CDS encoding response regulator has translation MRALVVDDSKAIRRILTQMLVSMGFEVSEAGDGKEAFQVVESSDLFEFALVDWNMPEMNGYELVCEIRKNSKYDNMRLMMVTTETEMSQVVKALEAGANEYVMKPFTKEMIQEKLTLMGIAVNSS, from the coding sequence GTGCGTGCATTGGTAGTCGATGACTCGAAAGCCATCAGGCGTATTCTGACTCAAATGCTGGTCAGCATGGGTTTTGAAGTCAGTGAAGCCGGGGACGGCAAAGAAGCATTTCAAGTCGTTGAATCCAGCGACCTTTTTGAATTCGCCCTTGTCGATTGGAATATGCCGGAAATGAACGGCTATGAACTTGTCTGCGAAATCAGAAAAAACTCAAAGTATGACAATATGCGGCTCATGATGGTCACAACTGAAACGGAAATGTCTCAAGTGGTTAAGGCTCTTGAAGCAGGAGCCAATGAGTATGTAATGAAACCATTTACCAAGGAAATGATTCAGGAAAAACTAACTCTGATGGGAATAGCAGTCAACTCTTCGTAG
- a CDS encoding LPS-assembly protein LptD produces the protein MNIKSFIRLFALLAVFALGANLAQAQDRYQGSQFPSPYNYAPIPTPPPEAKKTRTDAKTKKNTEPPIHISADHLEQISEKNQIRAWGRVRITYQGRIIKADRVLVNPKTGRGEAVGHVLMIAEDGTRLRSTKAQINIKSEKGRLFDAEGTLGSPKGIKYFVKGKEITKLSENHYKITEASLTTCTGKIPDWKIEVDDADVEAKDRALFKGGVVKIRNMPVGYIPIGYIPLDNRRKTGFLTPSIGQSNLDGFTLGNSFFWAINDHQDATIGVRYMENRGVETSLEYRYTPSKTTTGQFNAVLIDDNVTGNFFWKIDAFHQQQLPYGWALNGKLDLSSSDNFNKTFRDQTENRTRRSTDSWATLFKTWGNQSFDLLARLRESEDDGRDDTFGILPQAIWRTQPVEIGKTNIYFNQDTTFTTFVTDLDGSTLTDQVVNLQRIDIHPQLSAPVQLFPWLNFTPTVGVRNTYYSDSFQGTTSHGSINRELIDVRGVLEGPKFNKIFQLDSNGGDTKIKHVIEPRVQYDYIPDIDELDRNQIFQIDGIDQIPNTNSISYFLTQRLLKKVTTDGSSNTQQIARFEISQSYNFNEAGRSLTSSMDKNRPFSSLRFDLDSRPFDWLMVNMDSTIDLYDGIVQTVNFDVGVRPTDNLMVIMERRMAHNTSASILGTIDYSFLPGWNMKFSTRFDEFNETLLEKNGRLSFNNPCGCWGVSVDVIQRLNINGGLRQEETRFLFNLTLKGLGEIAGSEGESFIHRSF, from the coding sequence TTGAACATCAAAAGCTTCATTAGATTATTTGCACTTCTCGCGGTGTTTGCCTTAGGTGCAAACCTGGCTCAGGCTCAGGATCGATACCAGGGCAGCCAGTTCCCCTCTCCTTACAACTACGCGCCCATTCCAACACCTCCCCCTGAAGCAAAAAAAACACGGACTGATGCCAAAACCAAAAAAAATACCGAGCCCCCTATCCACATATCTGCAGATCACCTGGAGCAGATTTCCGAAAAAAATCAAATCAGGGCCTGGGGTCGGGTTCGCATCACTTACCAGGGTCGGATTATCAAAGCGGACCGTGTTCTGGTGAACCCTAAAACCGGAAGGGGTGAGGCCGTTGGACACGTGTTGATGATTGCTGAAGATGGAACGAGGCTGCGCTCAACGAAAGCCCAGATAAACATCAAATCAGAAAAAGGCCGGTTGTTCGACGCTGAAGGCACCCTTGGGAGCCCCAAAGGAATCAAGTATTTTGTAAAAGGCAAAGAAATCACCAAGCTCAGTGAAAATCACTACAAGATCACGGAAGCCAGCCTGACTACCTGTACCGGTAAAATACCGGACTGGAAAATTGAAGTTGATGACGCAGACGTGGAAGCCAAGGACCGGGCATTATTCAAGGGCGGTGTTGTCAAAATCCGTAACATGCCTGTCGGCTATATCCCCATTGGATATATACCGCTCGACAACCGAAGAAAAACAGGGTTTCTGACCCCCAGCATTGGGCAGTCCAACCTGGACGGGTTTACTCTTGGCAATTCTTTTTTCTGGGCGATCAACGATCATCAGGATGCCACCATCGGAGTCCGGTACATGGAAAACCGGGGAGTCGAGACTTCACTCGAATACCGATATACCCCGAGTAAAACTACGACGGGCCAATTTAACGCAGTGTTAATTGACGACAATGTCACTGGAAATTTTTTCTGGAAAATCGACGCCTTTCACCAGCAACAGCTACCCTATGGATGGGCACTGAACGGCAAACTGGATTTATCCTCAAGCGACAACTTCAACAAAACATTCCGAGACCAGACCGAAAATAGAACACGGCGCAGCACCGATTCCTGGGCGACATTGTTTAAAACCTGGGGCAATCAATCCTTCGACCTGCTTGCGCGATTGAGAGAAAGTGAAGACGATGGGCGCGACGACACCTTCGGTATCCTGCCCCAGGCCATCTGGAGGACACAGCCGGTCGAGATAGGGAAAACCAATATTTACTTTAATCAGGATACAACTTTCACTACATTTGTAACCGATCTGGATGGAAGCACTCTGACGGACCAAGTGGTCAACCTGCAAAGGATCGATATTCATCCGCAGCTTTCTGCCCCAGTCCAGCTTTTCCCATGGCTAAACTTCACGCCTACGGTGGGGGTCCGCAATACTTATTACAGCGACTCCTTTCAGGGAACAACATCGCACGGTTCTATCAACCGGGAGTTGATAGACGTTCGTGGTGTCCTCGAGGGTCCGAAATTCAACAAAATTTTTCAACTGGATTCCAATGGCGGGGACACTAAGATCAAACACGTAATCGAACCTCGCGTTCAGTATGACTATATTCCAGATATTGATGAACTGGACAGAAATCAGATTTTTCAAATCGACGGGATTGATCAGATTCCAAACACCAATTCGATTTCCTACTTTCTGACCCAGCGACTGTTGAAAAAAGTCACCACAGACGGCTCCAGCAACACCCAGCAAATCGCGCGCTTCGAAATCAGTCAAAGCTATAACTTTAACGAAGCTGGGCGGTCCTTGACCTCTTCGATGGATAAGAATCGACCATTCTCATCTCTCCGCTTTGATCTGGACAGCCGTCCATTTGATTGGTTGATGGTGAACATGGATTCAACGATTGACCTCTATGATGGAATTGTTCAGACCGTCAACTTTGATGTTGGTGTGCGCCCGACAGACAACCTGATGGTCATCATGGAACGACGTATGGCGCACAACACCTCGGCTTCCATTCTCGGAACAATCGACTATTCTTTCCTACCTGGCTGGAACATGAAGTTCAGCACGCGCTTCGATGAGTTCAACGAAACCCTGCTTGAAAAAAATGGACGCTTGTCGTTTAATAACCCTTGCGGATGCTGGGGTGTTTCTGTCGATGTAATCCAACGCCTCAACATCAACGGCGGACTTCGACAGGAAGAGACCCGGTTTCTCTTCAACCTGACACTTAAAGGGCTTGGCGAAATCGCCGGAAGTGAAGGAGAATCCTTTATCCACCGTTCTTTCTGA
- a CDS encoding motility protein A, whose protein sequence is MDSASFSGILLGIALIIGAIFIGGEIHNFWNLPGIMIVIGGTIAATFVTFQLKDVLRAFKAAAFVFREKKRDPNDMVETMVELCTMTRRQGLIAIGKIEFQDGNAFLRKACNLIADGSKEDNIRDTLNIEIESLKQRHLIIQDIFRKMATYSPAFGMIGTLIGLVQMLSRLSNPETIGPAMAVALLTTFYGVLLANLIFLPIAGKLKDRTLNEVIMLETIFEGAISILNDNNPLSLYDKLSAFIPESERRPLSRTGTGKNFK, encoded by the coding sequence ATGGACTCCGCTTCCTTTTCAGGAATTCTTCTTGGTATCGCTTTAATAATAGGAGCCATATTCATTGGTGGAGAAATTCACAATTTCTGGAACCTCCCAGGAATCATGATCGTTATTGGAGGTACGATTGCCGCAACATTTGTCACTTTTCAATTAAAAGATGTTCTCCGGGCCTTTAAGGCGGCCGCTTTTGTGTTTCGGGAAAAAAAAAGAGACCCAAACGATATGGTAGAAACCATGGTCGAACTTTGCACCATGACGAGGCGGCAGGGACTGATTGCCATCGGGAAAATTGAATTTCAAGATGGAAATGCTTTCCTGAGAAAAGCCTGCAATCTGATTGCCGATGGTTCCAAAGAAGACAACATCCGGGATACCCTTAATATTGAAATCGAATCGCTCAAGCAGCGACACTTGATAATCCAGGATATTTTCAGGAAGATGGCGACTTATTCTCCTGCATTTGGAATGATTGGAACCCTGATTGGCCTGGTCCAGATGTTAAGCCGATTATCCAATCCCGAAACCATCGGACCCGCAATGGCCGTTGCATTACTGACCACTTTTTACGGAGTTCTCTTAGCCAACTTGATTTTTTTGCCCATCGCGGGAAAGCTAAAGGACAGGACCTTGAACGAAGTCATCATGCTTGAAACAATTTTTGAAGGGGCAATTTCCATTTTGAATGACAACAACCCGCTTTCTCTTTATGACAAGTTATCGGCCTTTATTCCCGAAAGCGAGCGGCGCCCCCTCAGCAGAACAGGAACGGGTAAGAATTTTAAATAA